A region of Aquila chrysaetos chrysaetos chromosome 13, bAquChr1.4, whole genome shotgun sequence DNA encodes the following proteins:
- the EXOC8 gene encoding exocyst complex component 8, which yields MALSLGEGGGSRLRRQLESGGFAAGEYVKQLSQQSDGDRDLQEHRQRIQALSEETAQSLKRNVYQNYRQFIETAREISYLESEMYQLSHILTEQKGIMEAVTQALLLQADRDDPALGARRAAADPFLPLSAKEAAASEEGRQRTLTTLLEKVEGCRDLLPESPGKYLVYNGDLVEYDADHMAQIQRVHAFLMNDCLLVATALPNRRGAYRYDALYPLDGLAVVNVKDNPPMKDMFKLLMFPESRIFQAENAKIKKEWLEVLEETKRNRALSEKRRLEQEALPRPAPTPPESTNPFEEDDDEEEEEEEPSAEEEVVDLSLEWIQELPEDLDVCIAQRDFEGAVDLLDKLNEYLGDKPVSQPVKELRAKVDERVRQLTDVLVFELSPDRSLRGGPRATRRAVSQLIRLGQSTKACELFLKNRAAAVQTAIRQLRIEGATLLYIHKLCHVFFTSLLETAREFETDFAGNNGCYSAFVVWARSSMRMFVDAFSKQVFDSKESLSTAAECVKVAKEHCKQLSEIGLDLTFIIHALLVKDIKGALQSYKDIIIEATKHRNSEEMWRRMNLMTPEALGKLREEMRSCGVGNFDQYTGDDCWVNLSYTVVAFTKQTMAFLEEALKLYFPELHMVLLESLVEIILVAVQHVDYSLRCEQDPEKKAFIRQNASFLYETVLPVVEKRFEEGVGKPAKQLQDLRNASRLMRVNPESTTSVV from the exons ATGGCGTTGTCGCTGGGCGAAGGTGGCGGGAGCCGGCTCCGGCGGCAGCTGGAGTCGGGGGGCTTCGCGGCGGGGGAGTACGTGAAACAACTGTCGCAGCAGTCGGACGGAGACCGGGACCTGCAGGAGCACCGGCAGCGTATCCAGGCGCTGAGCGAGGAGACGGCCCAGAGCCTGAAGCGCAACGTTTACCAGAACTACCGGCAGTTCATCGAGACGGCGCGGGAGATCAGCTACCTGGAGAGCGAGATGTACCAGCTCAGCCACATCCTCACCGAGCAGAAGGGCATCATGGAGGCCGTCACCCAGGCCCTGCTCCTCCAGGCCGACCGCGACGACCCCGCCCTGGGCGCCCGCCGTGCCGCCGCCGACCCCTTCCTACCGCTGTCGGCCAAGGAGGCGGCGGCCAGCGAAGAGGGCCGGCAGCGCACGCTCACCACCCTCCTGGAGAAGGTGGAGGGTTGCCGCGACCTCCTGCCCGAGAGCCCCGGCAAGTACCTGGTCTACAACGGCGACCTGGTGGAGTACGATGCCGACCACATGGCGCAGATCCAGCGGGTGCACGCCTTCCTCATGAACGACTGCCTGCTCGTGGCCACCGCCCTGCCCAACCGCCGCGGCGCCTACCGCTACGATGCCCTCTACCCCCTCGACGGGCTGGCTGTGGTCAACGTCAAGGACAACCCGCCCATGAAGGACATGTTCAAGCTGCTCATGTTCCCCGAGAGCCGCATCTTCCAGGCCGAGAACGCCAAGATCAAGAAGGAGtggctggaggtgctggaggagaCCAAACGCAACCGGGCCCTCAGCGAGAAGCGACGCCTGGAGCAGGAGGCCCTGCCCCGGCCTGCCCCGACGCCCCCCGAATCCACCAACCCCTTCGAGGAGGATGAcgatgaggaggaggaagaggaagagccCTCTGCTGAGGAGGAGGTGGTCGACCTCTCACTTGAGTGGATCCAGGAGCTGCCTGAGGACCTGGACGTCTGCATCGCTCAGCGGGACTTCGAGGGGGCGGTGGACCTCTTGGATAAACTCAACGAGTACCTTGGGGACAAGCCTGTGAGCCAGCCTGTGAAAGAGCTGCGGGCCAAGGTGGATGAGCGGGTCCGGCAGCTTACAGATGTGCTGGTGTTTGAGCTGTCTCCAGACCGCTCGCTGCGGGGAGGGCCGCGGGCCACCCGCCGAGCCGTGTCCCAGCTCATTCGCTTGGGCCAGTCCACCAAGGCGTGTGAGCTCTTCCTGAAGAACCGGGCGGCCGCGGTGCAGACGGCCATCCGACAGCTGCGCATCGAGGGTGCCACGCTGCTCTACATCCACAAGCTCTGCCACGTCTTCTTCACCAGCCTTCTAGAGACAGCGAGAGAGTTTGAGACGGACTTCGCTGGCAACAACGGCTGCTACTCGGCCTTCGTTGTTTGGGCCCGCTCTTCCATGAGGATGTTTGTAGACGCCTTCAGTAAGCAAGTATTTGATAGTAAAGAGAGCTTGTCAACTGCAGCAGAGTGCGTCAAG GTAGCTAAAGAGCACTGCAAGCAGCTTAGCGAGATTGGACTGGATCTCACCTTCATCATTCATGCCCTTCTGGTAAAGGATATCAAAGGTGCTTTACAGAGCTACAAGGATATCATCATCGAGGCCACCAAGCACCGCAATTCTGAGGAGATGTGGAGAAGGATGAACCTAATGACTCCAGAGGCGCTGGGGAAACTCAGGGAGGAGATGAGGAGCTGCGGGGTAGGCAATTTTGACCAATACACGGGTGATGACTGCTGGGTGAACCTTAGCTATACTGTAGTAGCTTTCACTAAGCAGACTATGGCCTTCTTGGAGGAAGCATTAAAGCTTTACTTTCCAGAGCTGCATATGGTTCTTTTGGAGAGTCTTGTGGAAATCATCCTGGTGGCTGTCCAGCATGTTGATTACAGTTTACGATGTGAACAGGACCCTGAGAAAAAAGCATTCATTAGGCAGAATGCATCCTTCCTGTATGAAACTGTCCTTCCTGTTGTGGAAAAAAGGTTTGAGGAAGGAGTTGGAAAGCCAGCCAAGCAGCTACAGGATCTGAGAAATGCCTCAAGATTGATGCGTGTAAATCCGGAAAGTACCACTTCGGTGGTGTGA
- the SPRTN gene encoding DNA-dependent metalloprotease SPRTN: MEEEDFVLALQLQELWEAEDKEAEEEEEEKKKAAACSEASPDPSQLRSLSVVDEAWELLDPSPDVHGLFVQFNQTLFWGRLAAVEVSWSPRMTLCAGVCRYEGKGGMCSIRLSEPLLKLRPRKDLVETLLHEMIHALLFVTNNDKDRESHGPEFRKHMRRINRLTGANVTIYHTFHDEVDLYRQHWWRCNGPCQNRKPYFGYVKRSMNRAPSARDFWWVEHQETCGGTFTKVKEPENFSKKSKEKTQPAKLPNSEATNKGKAQMRDTQNLMPFSGKGYQLGGGESGLSEKNTNSSSSVRNSETPGSQHRSAVRTIPIPKNEIKFEKSPRSGIFFPLYTDDASEKINLASKREFPKLSVADTKAYKNVSGSPVKIARVMEEKSNQGSANGKRVIPLHNRPLKQICFEQTTAAQVASEKKSSESTNTLQRWPKMEDKTAFENYFIKKESTALSINTPMKTKAESTVSSASSSTAVRQDEKVSCPVCQTEVLESKINEHLDSCLA; this comes from the exons atggaggaggaggacttcGTGCtggccctgcagctgcaggagctgtgggAAGCGGAGGAtaaggaggcagaggaggaggaggaggagaagaagaaggcGGCGGCGTGCTCCGAGGCCTCGCCGGACCCCTCACAGCTCCGCTCGCTGTCGGTGGTGGACGAggcctgggagctgctggacCCCAGCCCCGATGTGCACGGCCTCTTCGTGCAGTTCAACCAGACGCTCTTCTGGGGGCGGCTGGCGGCTGTGGAGGTGTCGTGGAGCCCACGCATGACCCT ctgtgctggagtATGTAGATACGAAGGAAAAGGTGGAATGTGTTCCATTCGTCTAAGTGAGCCACTTCTAAAGTTAAGACCAAGGAAGGATCTCGTTGAG ACACTGTTGCATGAAATGATCCATGCCCTGCTTTTTGTTACTAATAATGACAAAGATCGTGAATCTCATGGACCAGAGTTCCGCAAACACATGCGTCGTATTAATCGCTTGACTGGAGCCAATGTCACA aTCTACCATACTTTTCATGATGAGGTGGATTTGTACCGCCAGCACTGGTGGCGATGCAATGGCCCCTGTCAAAATAGAAAACCTTACTTCGGATATGTGAAACGTTCGATGAATAGAGCACCTTCTGCACGAGACTTTTGGTGGGTTGAGCATCAAGAGACGTGTGGAGGTACATTCACAAAAGTGAAGGAGCCAGAGAACTTCTCTAAGAAGTCCAAGGAGAAAACTCAGCCAGCAAAACTTCCAAATTCTGAGGCAACTaataaag GCAAGGCACAAATGCGTGATACGCAAAATCTGATGCCTTTTAGTGGAAAGGGATATCAACTTGGAGGAGGAGAGAGTGgactctcagaaaaaaacacaaattcCAGCAGCAGTGTTAGAAACAGTGAAACACCTGGTTCACAGCATCGTTCAGCAGTAAGGACAATACCAATCCctaaaaatgagataaaatttgaaaaatcaccCCGTAGTGGCATCTTCTTTCCACTTTATACTGATGATGCCAGTGAGAAAATCAACTTGGCTTCAAAGCGTGAGTTTCCTAAACTCTCTGTTGCTGATACAAAAGCTTACAAGAATGTCAGTGGATCGCCTGTTAAAATTGCTCGtgttatggaagaaaaatcaaaccaaggTTCTGCAAATGGCAAGAGGGTTATACCACTTCACAACAGGCCactgaaacaaatttgttttgagCAGACAACAGCAGCTCAGGTtgcatctgagaaaaaaagttcagaatCTACTAATACACTGCAGCGATGGCCAAAAATGGAAGACAAAACTGCctttgaaaactatttcattaaaaaagagagTACCGCTTTGAGTATAAATACACCTATGAAAACCAAAGCTGAATCTACAGTGTCCTCTGCAAGTTCCAGCACTGCTGTAAGGCAGGATGAAAAAGTCAGTTGTCCTGTTTGCCAGACTGAGGTTTTGGAATCTAAAATAAACGAACACCTTGATTCTTGTCTTGCATAA